A genomic segment from Desulfonatronum lacustre DSM 10312 encodes:
- a CDS encoding pentapeptide repeat-containing protein: protein MTMYFAVPIITVFVLLSTIGTPAAFDQADLDHLRGSNQCPKCDLSGANLSGARLNRADLNEANLRNANLTWANLNGAGLMGADLSHADLSSANLSWSDLSGANLTEATLTRANLTGAKLSGATWTDGRECAEGSMGVCD, encoded by the coding sequence ATGACCATGTACTTTGCCGTACCGATCATCACCGTCTTTGTGCTCCTGAGCACGATTGGAACTCCTGCGGCTTTTGATCAAGCCGACCTGGATCACTTGCGGGGGAGCAACCAGTGCCCGAAATGCGATTTAAGCGGAGCGAACCTGAGCGGAGCAAGATTGAACAGGGCCGACCTCAACGAAGCGAATCTGCGTAACGCCAACCTGACTTGGGCCAACCTCAACGGCGCCGGGCTGATGGGAGCCGATCTGAGCCATGCCGACCTGAGCAGCGCCAACTTGAGCTGGTCCGACCTGAGCGGAGCGAACCTGACCGAAGCAACGCTGACCCGAGCCAACCTGACAGGGGCCAAACTCAGCGGGGCCACCTGGACCGACGGACGCGAATGCGCCGAAGGCTCCATGGGGGTATGCGATTGA
- a CDS encoding PQQ-dependent sugar dehydrogenase produces the protein MKRKTNALPLLLTVLVVAFYAHCGDNQSVADAGEPRIHRTVIMSGLSNPWDMAFAPDGAMLFTEKCRGLSVRTPEGTVRHLFGANGAALEADDFFCQGQSGMLGVALDPAFAENRRVYVYMASDSGGMKTNRVVRLTVDDAYAVVANRVDIIDDISFKQSFNRWGRAGAHSGGRIRFSPFDGFLYVATGDNHDGPLPQDLSRLGGKVLRVDRDGQAAPGNTTPTGGDPRIFTYGHRNVQGLAFRPGTGRVFACEHGPGHDDEVTPLAPGRNGGWDPAPMSGVSCMSDYCGYTSNNPEGRPTPMTDLARFPDALEPSWNNRGASEGMGPCVFLEGPHWEAWEGRLAVGFLRGARIELLQLDADDMTMEASVIPGLPSQRMRSLVLGPDGALYVAIDGGEIWRLESAGP, from the coding sequence ATGAAACGGAAGACAAACGCACTGCCCTTGCTGCTTACGGTTCTGGTCGTGGCCTTTTACGCCCATTGCGGCGACAATCAGTCCGTTGCGGATGCTGGAGAACCTCGCATCCACCGCACGGTGATCATGTCCGGCTTGAGTAATCCGTGGGACATGGCCTTTGCGCCGGATGGGGCCATGCTGTTCACGGAAAAATGCCGGGGGCTGTCCGTGCGCACGCCGGAGGGGACGGTCCGCCATTTGTTCGGAGCAAACGGCGCAGCTCTGGAGGCGGACGACTTTTTCTGCCAAGGGCAAAGCGGCATGCTGGGGGTGGCCCTGGATCCGGCGTTCGCTGAGAATCGCCGCGTTTACGTGTACATGGCCTCGGACTCCGGCGGGATGAAGACCAACCGCGTCGTGCGTCTCACCGTGGACGATGCGTATGCCGTTGTCGCGAACCGCGTGGACATTATTGACGATATTTCCTTCAAACAGTCCTTTAACCGCTGGGGGCGGGCGGGTGCGCACAGCGGCGGGCGAATCCGGTTCAGCCCGTTTGACGGCTTTCTGTACGTCGCCACCGGCGACAACCACGATGGGCCGCTGCCCCAGGACCTTTCCCGTCTGGGCGGCAAGGTGCTGCGCGTCGACCGCGACGGCCAGGCCGCACCGGGCAATACTACCCCGACCGGGGGAGATCCACGCATCTTTACTTATGGGCACCGCAACGTGCAGGGCCTCGCATTTCGTCCCGGAACGGGCCGAGTGTTCGCCTGCGAACACGGTCCCGGTCATGACGACGAAGTGACGCCCCTTGCTCCGGGCCGCAACGGCGGCTGGGACCCCGCGCCCATGTCTGGGGTATCCTGCATGAGCGACTACTGCGGATATACCTCCAACAACCCCGAAGGCAGGCCTACGCCCATGACGGATCTGGCCCGGTTTCCCGACGCGCTCGAACCGTCCTGGAACAACCGCGGCGCTTCCGAGGGAATGGGGCCGTGCGTCTTTCTGGAAGGGCCGCACTGGGAGGCCTGGGAAGGGCGGCTGGCCGTGGGGTTTCTGCGCGGGGCGCGCATCGAACTGTTGCAGTTGGACGCGGACGACATGACCATGGAAGCGAGCGTCATCCCCGGTCTGCCGTCACAGCGCATGCGCTCCCTGGTCCTGGGTCCGGATGGTGCGCTCTATGTCGCCATTGATGGAGGGGAAATCTGGCGGCTGGAAAGCGCCGGACCGTAG
- a CDS encoding Coenzyme F420 hydrogenase/dehydrogenase, beta subunit C-terminal domain, translated as MSRLERASSRVNASVKNEKDLKKKDNLNQKQNSSGSLIQGKVEKGNGNEAFKKKFDLNALVHKESTPRRLKCFSDLLEEYQPEQLCRRCGGCVTYCKSMKYDAIEFDVNGYPSFSEKTRCIECGICYAICSANELLNEKIRGMVSWEEPSGRVMSAGIYKASDSELQKKDIKSGALTALLLHMMDAGFIDGVIVPCEHNKKKSPVIAYNSEDILNLSDRINNPTLGSMLYGFQPNLSDEHAVEKKSTTSSNGSKRLGFVGKPCQVLSLRKMEYLGLMPSEHFSIKIGVFCSEGSNSRGMNACQNCTDYYAEYADISVSDYSIRGEMLAMVSRTSLGNMAILSASQNALQHWNAVH; from the coding sequence ATGTCAAGGTTAGAACGTGCATCGTCAAGGGTGAATGCTTCGGTGAAAAATGAAAAAGATTTGAAGAAGAAAGACAATTTGAATCAGAAACAGAATTCATCCGGTTCATTGATTCAAGGGAAGGTCGAGAAAGGTAATGGGAATGAGGCATTCAAAAAAAAATTTGATTTGAATGCCTTAGTGCACAAGGAAAGTACTCCAAGGAGATTGAAATGCTTTTCTGATCTTCTTGAAGAGTATCAACCAGAACAATTATGTCGTCGATGTGGAGGTTGTGTCACATATTGCAAGTCAATGAAATATGATGCCATAGAATTCGATGTTAACGGTTATCCATCTTTTTCCGAGAAAACAAGATGTATTGAATGTGGTATATGTTACGCAATTTGCTCAGCAAATGAATTATTAAATGAAAAAATAAGGGGTATGGTTTCATGGGAAGAGCCGAGCGGACGAGTTATGAGTGCAGGAATATACAAAGCTTCAGATTCTGAATTACAGAAAAAAGATATCAAAAGTGGAGCGCTGACAGCTTTGCTTCTGCACATGATGGATGCAGGATTTATTGATGGGGTCATTGTCCCCTGTGAACATAACAAAAAAAAATCTCCAGTCATTGCATATAATAGCGAAGATATACTCAACTTGAGTGATCGGATCAACAATCCGACTTTGGGGTCGATGCTTTATGGGTTTCAACCGAATTTGTCTGATGAACACGCAGTGGAAAAAAAGTCGACAACATCTTCCAACGGCTCAAAAAGATTAGGATTTGTCGGGAAACCATGCCAGGTCCTCTCGCTACGCAAAATGGAATATCTCGGCCTTATGCCATCAGAACATTTCAGCATCAAAATCGGAGTTTTCTGCAGCGAAGGGTCAAATTCGAGGGGTATGAACGCATGTCAGAACTGTACGGATTACTATGCAGAGTATGCAGACATATCAGTTAGCGATTACTCGATAAGAGGTGAAATGCTGGCCATGGTTTCAAGAACTTCTCTTGGCAACATGGCTATTTTGAGTGCGTCTCAAAACGCATTGCAGCATTGGAATGCTGTTCATTAA
- a CDS encoding LVIVD repeat-containing protein, with protein sequence MKSFKMKCLTGVLFCFVLVTFISVIAHAGCIGVTGRACVRLEGENAFLSNTDQGLKIFEMSESGKPKMVGCMETKGCVLDMDFANGFAYVVDDQEGLLIIDVSNPERCATVGKYHKYGGGIKSFKIFGQYALAAVSGQGLRVFDISTPAVPQEISRIDAPAQVQSLAVVDQFAYVANFNGGLHVFDLQNPARPVETVFIDLPGRPRGLGVSGTHLYMNTSERRMHIIDIASPTSPRMVTSIDIGRSPVAAIAGDRAYIASLDDGFLVFDISNPERIVEVGKKELEGICLAMCISENVAYLSMADKDELTVIDLQHLVSN encoded by the coding sequence ATGAAATCATTCAAAATGAAGTGTCTGACTGGTGTTCTATTTTGCTTTGTTTTGGTAACGTTTATATCGGTAATCGCCCATGCGGGATGTATCGGGGTCACCGGGCGCGCATGTGTACGCCTGGAGGGGGAAAATGCATTTTTGTCCAATACGGATCAAGGATTGAAGATTTTTGAAATGTCTGAATCGGGAAAACCGAAAATGGTCGGCTGCATGGAAACCAAGGGGTGTGTCCTGGACATGGATTTTGCCAATGGATTCGCTTATGTGGTGGACGACCAAGAAGGCTTGCTGATCATCGACGTCAGCAATCCGGAGCGATGCGCCACTGTCGGCAAGTATCACAAATACGGCGGCGGGATTAAGTCTTTCAAGATTTTCGGCCAATATGCGCTGGCGGCCGTGTCCGGACAGGGATTGCGTGTTTTCGATATTTCCACTCCCGCCGTACCGCAGGAAATATCAAGGATAGACGCGCCAGCCCAGGTGCAGTCCCTGGCGGTTGTTGATCAGTTTGCATATGTAGCCAACTTCAACGGAGGGTTGCATGTTTTTGATCTTCAGAATCCAGCCAGACCGGTGGAAACGGTATTTATCGACTTGCCGGGACGCCCCCGCGGGCTGGGTGTTTCGGGGACACATCTGTATATGAACACTTCAGAGCGTCGGATGCACATCATAGACATCGCTTCACCCACGAGTCCTCGAATGGTCACCTCCATAGACATCGGCAGGTCGCCAGTCGCTGCCATTGCGGGCGACCGTGCTTACATTGCAAGTCTGGACGATGGATTTCTGGTGTTCGATATTAGTAATCCTGAGCGTATCGTCGAAGTCGGCAAAAAAGAATTGGAAGGCATCTGTCTGGCCATGTGCATAAGTGAGAACGTGGCCTACTTGAGCATGGCCGACAA
- a CDS encoding type I restriction-modification system subunit M, protein MSNEQLVSKVWNYAHVLRDQGISYGDYIEQITYLLFLKMDLEREELLGEASAIPPQWNWAQLANKDGDALELQYRRTLEALGREDGLIGTIFRKAQNKLSDPAKLKRVVSLIDKEGPWVGLQVDVKGEIYEGLLERNASEVKSGAGQYFTPRPVIEAIVNCVNPTIGETVCDPACGTGGFLLAAYDHMKTQTQDRDRLRALRHDAFTGVDIVDEVVRLCAMNLYLHGLGNSASPVVQGDALAGDGGRRFGVVLTNPPFGKKSSYKVVGEDGAVTTEREHYEREDFKFTTSNKQFNFLQHIMTILDTHGRAGVVLPDNVLFEAGRAGEGIRKRLLEGFNFHTLLRLPTGIWYSPGVKANVLFFDKRPASREVQTRELWVYDYRTNIHKTLKTKRLTDDDFDDFVRCFHERTETERFRRFSYEELGGTS, encoded by the coding sequence ATGAGCAACGAACAACTCGTCTCCAAAGTCTGGAACTACGCCCACGTGCTTCGCGATCAGGGCATTTCCTATGGCGATTACATCGAACAGATCACGTATTTGCTGTTCCTGAAAATGGATCTGGAGCGTGAGGAATTGCTGGGCGAGGCTTCGGCCATTCCGCCGCAGTGGAACTGGGCGCAACTGGCGAACAAGGACGGTGACGCGCTGGAGTTGCAGTACCGGCGCACGTTGGAGGCCCTGGGCCGGGAGGATGGGCTGATCGGTACGATTTTTCGCAAGGCCCAAAACAAGCTGTCCGATCCGGCCAAGCTGAAGCGCGTGGTCAGTCTGATCGACAAGGAAGGGCCTTGGGTGGGCTTGCAGGTGGACGTGAAGGGCGAGATTTACGAGGGGCTGCTGGAGCGCAACGCCTCGGAGGTGAAGTCCGGGGCAGGGCAGTACTTCACCCCGCGCCCGGTGATCGAGGCCATTGTCAACTGCGTGAACCCCACAATCGGCGAGACTGTGTGCGACCCGGCCTGCGGCACCGGGGGCTTTCTGCTGGCGGCCTACGACCACATGAAGACCCAGACCCAGGACCGGGACAGGCTGCGCGCCTTGCGCCACGACGCCTTCACCGGCGTGGATATCGTGGACGAGGTGGTCCGGCTCTGCGCCATGAACCTCTATCTGCACGGCCTGGGCAACAGCGCCAGCCCCGTGGTCCAGGGCGACGCCCTGGCCGGCGACGGGGGCAGACGCTTTGGCGTGGTGCTGACCAATCCGCCCTTCGGCAAGAAGTCCAGCTACAAGGTGGTGGGCGAGGACGGCGCGGTGACCACGGAGCGCGAGCACTACGAGCGCGAGGACTTCAAGTTCACCACCTCGAACAAGCAATTCAACTTCCTGCAGCACATCATGACCATCCTGGACACCCACGGCCGCGCGGGCGTTGTCCTGCCGGACAATGTGCTCTTCGAGGCGGGCCGGGCAGGGGAGGGCATCCGCAAGCGGCTCTTGGAGGGCTTCAACTTCCACACCCTGCTGCGCCTGCCCACGGGCATCTGGTACAGTCCGGGCGTGAAGGCCAACGTGCTGTTCTTCGACAAACGCCCGGCCTCACGGGAGGTCCAGACCCGGGAACTCTGGGTCTACGACTACCGGACCAACATTCACAAGACCCTGAAGACCAAGCGCCTGACCGACGACGATTTCGACGACTTCGTGCGCTGCTTTCACGAGCGCACGGAAACCGAACGCTTCCGACGCTTCAGCTACGAGGAACTGGGCGGGACAAGCTGA
- a CDS encoding rubredoxin-like domain-containing protein: MAYFKCDNCGNTLEAMTPPETCPACSQKCSFVDVTCYTPECGGPDSQNINPTMFKKENATDTAVK; the protein is encoded by the coding sequence ATGGCCTATTTCAAGTGCGACAACTGCGGAAACACCCTTGAAGCAATGACGCCCCCGGAAACCTGCCCGGCATGCTCGCAAAAGTGTTCATTCGTGGATGTGACCTGCTACACTCCGGAATGCGGCGGCCCGGATTCCCAAAACATCAATCCGACCATGTTCAAAAAAGAGAACGCGACCGACACGGCAGTGAAGTAG
- a CDS encoding AfsR/SARP family transcriptional regulator, producing MRTIRVTNLLEPFQTFYRYGRWDQYAQALDKWGPEWLLELRLQRLALHVHPLCHVDSGFEWTPRLRFLVEVVRASTPVEELIQYCREFCSAGDHIAAAGALEGAVMLVMNTGNSLRDLQKLDDLIEEVMGTAGNQACAMTSFCISRSFTKIVGSGDFDSSLYFGRLARGHAFKTGSVSLSIRAAWAAGFALTYTGDFPALRIIVDDIQPLLEAKEASSNAVLQMQTLTGLYHYFEGRGEKAEVIFRNVLDHPHALELPPYAWLMASGSLLMTISELGRTSEAEKLSEQIRLRAIPEKNYLFWSCVHYCHGVYELMRQKAYEAYLHGMEGMEYGRLSGSPLPELQNALVVAQSLVDLKRTDEAGSFLNDWINTWCATGFRYFAACGAMEMARALLDQGRLDRAGEYYERAIHFTPMGSELNVVNRPAGFVESLRQEIQARQEECHLWKDQENAVIRIQTFGGFEMFAGDRLVFDQKRKGIRSQLLLKALIVHGGVRVSRDLLLDLLWPDTDGDMAVNNLKVMISRLRKAMNQALGRQFPWLVVEQGCITLDNAFCTVDCLRFREQMRAARKRDCSIEKMKEILDVYTGDFLPEHVADPWVERYRCRLREEYVQGALLMSRMCLQLNRSEEALYYLQKARALSVANEQVFAMLMHVFIDMGFPSEALRTFQQARVVLKKEVDTLPGPILLSLARQAHEVS from the coding sequence TTGCGGACTATCCGGGTCACGAATCTGCTGGAGCCTTTTCAAACATTCTATCGATACGGTAGATGGGATCAGTACGCTCAAGCTCTCGACAAGTGGGGGCCTGAGTGGCTGCTTGAACTGCGGTTGCAAAGACTCGCCCTTCATGTTCACCCTCTGTGCCATGTCGATTCAGGGTTTGAGTGGACGCCGCGCCTGCGGTTTCTTGTGGAAGTGGTGCGGGCATCGACTCCTGTTGAAGAACTGATCCAGTATTGCCGAGAATTTTGTTCGGCAGGCGATCACATTGCCGCTGCCGGAGCCCTGGAAGGGGCTGTCATGCTTGTCATGAACACCGGGAATTCTCTCCGTGATTTGCAAAAATTGGACGACTTGATCGAGGAAGTTATGGGAACGGCCGGCAATCAGGCATGTGCCATGACAAGCTTCTGTATTTCCAGGTCTTTTACAAAAATAGTCGGAAGTGGTGATTTTGATTCCTCATTGTACTTTGGTCGTCTCGCAAGAGGCCATGCGTTCAAAACCGGTTCCGTTTCATTGTCCATCCGGGCCGCATGGGCCGCAGGATTTGCGCTGACCTATACTGGAGATTTTCCAGCACTCCGCATCATCGTAGACGATATCCAGCCATTATTGGAGGCAAAGGAGGCTTCATCAAACGCTGTTTTGCAAATGCAGACCCTGACGGGACTGTACCACTACTTCGAAGGCAGAGGTGAAAAAGCGGAAGTCATTTTTAGAAACGTGCTTGATCACCCCCATGCGCTTGAACTTCCCCCTTATGCATGGCTGATGGCGTCTGGTTCTCTGCTCATGACGATATCCGAACTTGGAAGAACCAGCGAAGCGGAAAAATTGTCGGAGCAAATCCGATTGAGAGCCATTCCCGAGAAAAACTATCTTTTTTGGTCATGTGTACATTATTGTCACGGCGTTTACGAACTGATGCGTCAAAAAGCCTACGAGGCGTACCTGCACGGAATGGAAGGAATGGAATATGGCAGACTCAGCGGTAGCCCATTGCCCGAACTGCAAAATGCATTGGTTGTCGCCCAGTCACTGGTGGACTTGAAGCGAACGGATGAAGCGGGGTCGTTTCTCAATGATTGGATCAATACTTGGTGCGCCACGGGGTTTAGGTATTTTGCCGCTTGCGGTGCCATGGAGATGGCAAGGGCTCTTTTGGATCAAGGAAGGCTGGATCGAGCCGGTGAATATTACGAGCGGGCTATTCACTTCACGCCGATGGGATCGGAGTTGAACGTAGTGAACAGACCCGCGGGATTTGTGGAGTCCTTGCGCCAGGAAATCCAGGCGAGACAGGAGGAGTGTCATTTATGGAAAGATCAGGAGAATGCGGTCATCCGCATCCAGACTTTTGGCGGGTTTGAAATGTTTGCGGGAGATCGGCTTGTATTTGATCAAAAACGAAAAGGCATTCGATCACAACTGCTGCTGAAGGCTTTGATCGTGCATGGCGGAGTCAGAGTTTCCCGTGATCTGCTTCTTGATTTGTTATGGCCTGATACGGATGGAGACATGGCTGTCAATAACCTGAAAGTCATGATCTCTCGGCTGAGGAAAGCCATGAATCAAGCCTTGGGACGGCAATTCCCCTGGTTGGTTGTGGAGCAAGGGTGTATCACGCTGGACAATGCATTTTGTACCGTGGACTGTTTGCGATTCAGAGAGCAGATGCGTGCAGCAAGGAAAAGAGACTGCTCAATCGAGAAGATGAAGGAAATTTTGGATGTATATACGGGCGATTTTTTGCCGGAACATGTCGCAGATCCCTGGGTGGAGAGGTATCGTTGCCGATTGAGAGAAGAATATGTCCAAGGAGCTCTGCTGATGTCCAGAATGTGCCTTCAGTTGAATCGATCAGAGGAGGCGCTGTATTACCTTCAGAAGGCCAGGGCGTTGTCGGTTGCGAACGAACAGGTGTTTGCGATGCTTATGCATGTATTCATAGATATGGGGTTTCCCTCCGAAGCGCTTCGAACATTTCAGCAGGCCCGCGTGGTTTTGAAAAAAGAAGTGGACACTCTTCCCGGTCCTATTTTGCTCTCACTGGCTCGACAGGCACATGAAGTCAGTTGA
- a CDS encoding BTAD domain-containing putative transcriptional regulator, producing the protein MTNSFSVSKCTPPEIDRFVLRPRLFDRLDEACLRSVIWITGPPGSGKTSLIATYVQRRNKPFIWYQLDETDNDPASFFTGLATAAKPISKVQDAVVSTLTPEHLQNLATFSGIFFERFVLNLPAAFDIVLDNYHLLDQGSSVHAFAMDMLTSFSPKEVNMFIVSRNCPPDASVKMLVEQRVSFLFWNELRFTLEESKSLLGSDNFSDEVINLLHQKTDGWAAGLVLLGESLRRGGRIADTTPWVPMEDVFNYLALEVFHKIQPEIRDFLIKTAFLSKMTVDMASTLTGSEQAENILIRLFQNNYFTTRHLSSIPEYEYHPLFSQFLRFMAGKESAPEELKRLICRSAAILESSGQLEEAVSLFRSVGETKRIVEVILKHAEKMVSEGRFRTLEKWISAVQQSFLDKEPWLAYWMATCLLFTDPVRSRGYYELAFEGFRAVRDEEGMLSAWCGAVDTCIYDGNDLLFLDGWIAALETLLEEGLAISRSELGTRTAVCMLGALVSVRPEQAERIRVWLELALRQPHQQFTGYNLLHVGFHAAYHALWTGDLNRLRILSENIQRAVRTPETPLADVLNANCLEALVFSLCFARGDQALEIVEGALSLARRHNLTLWSSKLLGQGVFAALTHGDVRTAKKHLAEMQTVTPRSMRLARAHYHYTAATYHLYRDNLVPAELDIEKALITAEQTGARYALPFFALVKAHICHEMGDREGREQIMVMLENNIAGSGSRILEFMRLICKAHFGLVDSNLRTHGLDYLRMAFHLGRREGYLNMFWWWRPDMMARLCATALKHGIEVEYARLLIRRRKLFPDPPPLEIFNWPWILRIHTLGRFELVKEEQVLYFGGKLQHRPLALLKTLVVAGRNGASENELADLLWPDSDGDRAHSVFTTTLSRLRKLLGAREFLVVQGNGVFLNDRICWVDAWTFMELCGRVFELASRNRLEEGDDKTNEVRINFYSLASQAQDLYRGHFLQMDLNYPWTIPTRERLRNKFHDLIASLGDVLERSGDLEQARQCYLRALEVDDLHEDFYGRLMVCAQKMNRKKEVVATYHRCRGRLREVFDIKPSLEIQKLARSLGCPD; encoded by the coding sequence ATGACGAACTCATTTTCTGTCTCCAAGTGCACTCCGCCGGAAATCGACAGATTCGTTCTTCGTCCACGGTTGTTCGATAGGCTGGATGAGGCCTGTCTGCGTTCAGTGATCTGGATAACCGGGCCACCCGGCTCCGGAAAGACCTCGCTCATTGCTACGTATGTCCAGCGACGCAATAAGCCGTTTATATGGTATCAACTGGATGAAACGGACAACGACCCAGCCTCTTTTTTTACTGGCTTGGCAACGGCTGCAAAGCCGATTTCCAAGGTGCAGGACGCCGTTGTTTCCACGTTGACGCCTGAGCACCTCCAGAATCTCGCCACTTTTTCCGGCATTTTTTTTGAACGATTTGTCCTCAATCTTCCCGCCGCGTTCGATATTGTCCTGGACAACTATCATCTCCTTGATCAGGGCAGCAGTGTACATGCCTTTGCAATGGACATGCTGACTTCCTTCTCGCCGAAGGAAGTGAACATGTTCATCGTCAGTCGTAATTGTCCGCCGGATGCATCCGTCAAAATGTTGGTCGAACAACGAGTGAGTTTTCTTTTCTGGAACGAACTCCGGTTCACTTTGGAAGAGAGCAAGTCCCTGCTGGGCTCAGACAACTTTTCTGATGAAGTGATCAATTTGCTTCATCAAAAAACCGATGGCTGGGCCGCTGGATTGGTCCTGCTTGGAGAAAGCCTTCGCCGGGGAGGACGAATTGCTGATACAACGCCTTGGGTCCCGATGGAGGACGTGTTTAATTATTTGGCTTTGGAGGTTTTCCATAAAATTCAGCCTGAAATCAGAGATTTTCTGATCAAAACAGCATTTTTGTCCAAGATGACCGTGGACATGGCCTCCACCTTGACCGGCTCTGAACAGGCAGAGAATATCCTCATCCGTCTTTTTCAAAATAACTATTTTACCACCCGACATCTTTCATCAATCCCTGAATACGAATATCACCCACTGTTTTCGCAGTTTCTCCGATTCATGGCCGGGAAGGAAAGCGCGCCTGAGGAGTTAAAGAGGCTGATATGTCGTTCAGCCGCAATCCTGGAGTCGTCAGGACAGCTCGAAGAGGCTGTGAGTCTGTTTCGAAGCGTGGGCGAGACGAAACGGATAGTCGAGGTCATCTTGAAACATGCTGAAAAGATGGTGTCCGAGGGGCGTTTTAGGACCCTGGAAAAATGGATATCCGCTGTCCAGCAAAGTTTTTTGGATAAAGAGCCCTGGCTGGCTTACTGGATGGCGACCTGCCTGCTGTTCACGGATCCCGTGCGCAGCAGAGGCTATTATGAACTCGCTTTTGAGGGGTTCCGGGCCGTTCGGGACGAGGAGGGGATGCTTTCGGCGTGGTGCGGAGCGGTGGACACCTGTATTTATGACGGAAACGATTTACTCTTTCTTGACGGTTGGATAGCAGCCCTGGAAACGCTACTGGAGGAAGGACTGGCGATTTCACGCTCTGAGTTGGGAACGAGAACCGCCGTCTGCATGCTCGGGGCGCTGGTGTCCGTGCGCCCCGAGCAAGCGGAACGAATCCGAGTCTGGCTGGAACTTGCCTTGCGGCAGCCCCACCAACAATTCACCGGGTATAATCTTCTTCATGTCGGTTTTCATGCAGCCTACCACGCCTTGTGGACAGGAGATCTCAATCGCTTGCGAATCCTTTCGGAAAACATTCAACGAGCAGTTCGGACTCCTGAGACCCCACTTGCTGACGTCTTGAACGCGAATTGCCTGGAGGCGCTTGTGTTTTCCTTGTGTTTCGCCCGCGGGGATCAGGCTCTGGAGATTGTAGAGGGGGCATTGAGCTTGGCCCGACGACATAACTTGACGTTATGGAGTTCAAAGCTTCTGGGGCAGGGTGTTTTTGCGGCTTTGACTCATGGGGATGTCCGTACAGCGAAAAAACATCTCGCTGAAATGCAGACGGTTACCCCCAGGAGCATGCGGCTTGCACGGGCGCATTACCATTACACCGCCGCCACGTATCACCTGTATCGCGACAACCTCGTTCCGGCTGAACTGGATATTGAAAAAGCCCTGATAACCGCCGAGCAGACTGGGGCCCGCTATGCTTTACCATTTTTTGCCCTGGTGAAGGCCCATATCTGCCATGAAATGGGGGATCGTGAAGGTCGCGAACAGATCATGGTAATGTTGGAAAACAATATTGCCGGGTCCGGCAGCAGAATCCTGGAGTTCATGCGGTTGATCTGCAAGGCGCATTTCGGCTTGGTGGACTCTAATCTCAGGACGCATGGCTTGGACTATCTGCGCATGGCATTTCATCTGGGTCGCCGGGAAGGATATCTGAATATGTTTTGGTGGTGGAGACCCGATATGATGGCTCGTCTATGCGCCACAGCCCTGAAACACGGCATTGAGGTGGAGTATGCGAGGCTTTTGATCCGCCGCAGGAAATTGTTTCCCGATCCGCCTCCCCTGGAAATATTCAATTGGCCATGGATACTGCGTATCCATACCCTGGGCAGGTTCGAACTGGTCAAGGAAGAACAGGTTCTGTATTTTGGAGGTAAATTGCAGCACAGGCCCTTGGCCCTGTTAAAGACTCTGGTCGTGGCGGGCAGAAACGGTGCGAGCGAAAATGAACTGGCTGATCTGTTGTGGCCGGATTCAGATGGTGACAGGGCGCATAGTGTTTTTACGACCACGTTGTCCCGTCTGCGAAAACTGCTTGGCGCCAGGGAGTTCCTGGTGGTCCAGGGAAACGGTGTTTTCTTGAATGACCGGATCTGCTGGGTGGATGCCTGGACGTTTATGGAGCTGTGCGGACGCGTCTTTGAGCTGGCCAGTCGAAATCGACTGGAGGAAGGCGATGATAAGACCAACGAAGTCAGGATAAACTTCTATAGTTTGGCCAGCCAGGCCCAGGACCTCTACCGCGGACACTTTCTGCAAATGGACCTGAACTATCCCTGGACCATTCCCACGCGGGAGCGGTTGCGCAACAAATTTCATGATCTGATCGCCAGCCTTGGTGACGTCCTCGAGCGATCCGGCGACCTTGAGCAGGCCCGGCAGTGTTATTTGAGAGCGCTCGAAGTGGATGACCTGCACGAGGACTTTTATGGCCGATTGATGGTTTGCGCGCAGAAAATGAACCGAAAAAAAGAGGTGGTAGCCACCTATCACCGTTGCAGGGGGCGGCTGAGAGAAGTCTTCGACATAAAACCCTCCCTTGAAATTCAAAAACTTGCCCGTTCTCTTGGGTGCCCGGATTGA
- a CDS encoding DUF2442 domain-containing protein: MQYPKVVSATAIDNHTLVVEFDNNEKRKYDVTPLLKKEMFAPLKNPAFFKAVRVEQGGYAVAWNNEIDISEYELWRHGQEMPSTRSKPENRSATHHNEAGGHR, encoded by the coding sequence ATGCAATATCCAAAGGTCGTATCCGCGACGGCAATAGACAACCATACTCTGGTAGTTGAGTTCGATAACAACGAGAAGAGAAAATATGATGTCACTCCGTTGCTTAAAAAAGAAATGTTTGCCCCTCTGAAGAATCCGGCATTCTTCAAGGCTGTACGAGTAGAGCAAGGAGGCTATGCAGTTGCTTGGAATAATGAGATTGATATCAGTGAATATGAATTGTGGCGCCATGGCCAGGAAATGCCGTCAACGAGATCAAAACCTGAAAATCGATCTGCAACGCACCATAATGAAGCAGGCGGGCATCGCTGA